A region from the Salvia splendens isolate huo1 chromosome 15, SspV2, whole genome shotgun sequence genome encodes:
- the LOC121767199 gene encoding phosphomevalonate kinase, peroxisomal-like produces MAVVASAPGKVLMTGGYLVLERPNAGIVLSTNARFYAIVKPLYEETKPDSWAWAWTDVKLTSPQMGREIMYKLSLKNLQLQSVSSSDRNPFVEYALQYVVAAAFATFDQPKKDELQKLLLRGLDITILGGNEFYSYRNQIEARGLPLTSESLASLPPFTSIAFNEEESNGQKSKPEVAKTGLGSSAAMTTAVVAALLHYLGVVSLPSEFSSPLEGDRVAADLDVVHVIAQTAHCIAQGKVGSGFDVSSAVYGSQRYVRFSPEVLSSAQDAGRGTPIEEAIENVLKANWDHERTKFSLPPMMTLLLGEPGSGGSSTPSMVGAVKKWQKADPQNSIETWKKLSEANSALEMYLKTLSKLAEINIDDYKYTITKCSTVTSEKWRDEAPEPNQLEVVKALLGARDAMLAIRWNMRKMGEAAGIPIEPQSQTQLLDTTMNMEGVLLAGVPGAGGFDAVFAVTLGESGRNVVKVWSSLNVLALLVREDPRGVSLESNDPRATEITGAVSALRIE; encoded by the exons ATGGCAGT GGTTGCTTCTGCTCCGGGGAAGGTTTTAATGACCGGAGGCTACCTTGTTTTGGAGAGGCCTAATGCTGGGATTGTGCTGAGTACAAATGCTCGATTTTATGCAATTGTAAAGCCGCTTTATGAGGAAACTAAACCCGACAGTTGGGCATGG GCATGGACAGATGTGAAACTGACTTCTCCTCAGATGGGAAGAGAAATTATGTACAAATTGTCGCTCAAGAATCTCCAGCTACAGAGTGTATCCTCTAG TGATAGGAATCCGTTTGTTGAATATGCACTGCAATATGTTGTAGCAGCGGCTTTTGCCACGTTTGACCAACCTAAGAAGGATGAGTTGCAAAAACTTTTGTTGCGAG GTCTTGACATTACTATATTAGGTGGCAATGAGTTCTATTCATATAGGAATCAG ATTGAAGCACGTGGCCTACCATTGACCTCCGAATCATTGGCTTCACTTCCTCCTTTTACTTCAATtgcattcaatgaggaagaatcAAATGGACAAAAGAGCAAGCCTGAAGTTGCCAAAACAGGGCTGGGCTCGTCAGCAGCTATGACGACTGCTGTTGTTGCTGCTTTACTTCATTACCTTGGAGTTGTCAGTCTCCCCTCAGAGTTCAGTAGTCCTCTTGAAGGGGATAGAGTTGCTGCAGACCTGGATGTCGTGCATGTTATCGCTCAAACGGCTCACTGTATAGCACAGGGTAAAGTTGGTAGTGGTTTTGACGTGAGCTCTGCTGTTTATGGTAGTCAGCGGTATGTCAGATTTTCACCAGAAGTACTTTCTTCTGCTCAG GATGCTGGTCGAGGGACTCCAATTGAAGAGGCCATAGAGAATGTGCTCAAAGCTAATTGGGATCATGAGAGGACTAAATTTTCATTACCCCCAATGATGACTTTA TTACTTGGAGAGCCAGGAAGTGGTGGATCATCAACACCGTCAATGGTTGGTGCTGTAAAGAAGTGGCAAAAGGCAGACCCTCAAAATTCCATTGAAACGTGGAAGAAGTTGTCAGAAGCTAATTCTGCTCTTGAGATGTACCTCAAAACCTTGAGCAAATTGGCTGAAATAAACATTGATGATTACAAATATACCATTACCAAATGCAGCACTGTCACATCCGAAAAG TGGAGAGACGAAGCTCCTGAACCAAATCAATTAGAAGTTGTTAAAGCATTACTAGGAGCTCGAGATGCCATGCTTGCTATCAGGTGGAACATGCGCAAGATGGGCGAGGCTGCTGGGATTCCC ATTGAGCCCCAGTCACAAACTCAACTGCTGGATACAACGATGAACATGGAAGGTGTTCTGTTGGCTGGTGTTCCTGGTGCAGGTGGATTTGATGCAGTCTTTGCTGTGACCTTGGGGGAGTCGGGCAGAAACGTGGTCAAAGTATGGAGCTCCCTCAATGTGCTCGCCTTGCTAGTAAGAGAGGACCCTCGCGGAGTTTCCTTGGAGAGCAACGACCCTCGGGCAACAGAAATTACTGGTGCGGTTTCTGCCCTTCGTATCGAGTGA